The following are from one region of the Roseimicrobium gellanilyticum genome:
- a CDS encoding methyltransferase, translated as MRDMPLDLTAVPSTDPIRAYRYRDGLYAADFITAAVVHLDFFTWLHANPSTKDGIAAHFGFTERPLDVLLTLCAANGFVENRDGTYHATPTAVEHLTSASPWNLKPYYASLKDRPIVKDYLQVLKTDKPANWGGDKAALDWHKAMETDEFSRSFTAAMDCRGIYLAQAMAKKVDLTGRKRLLDIGGGSGIYACSFCAHHPHLQATVLDQAPVDRIAQRCIDERGFHDRVSVATGNMFKDPLPADCDVHLFSNVLHDWGIAEVKELLAISYKALPAGGLLIIHDAFINADKTGPLPVAEYSSLLMHSTQGKCYSTQEYADLCREAGFKPGAYQDTAADRGFMVATK; from the coding sequence ATGCGCGACATGCCGCTAGACCTCACTGCCGTTCCCTCCACGGATCCCATCCGCGCCTACCGCTATCGCGATGGGCTGTATGCCGCTGACTTCATCACCGCCGCGGTGGTGCATCTGGACTTCTTCACGTGGCTGCACGCGAATCCTTCCACAAAGGATGGCATCGCTGCGCACTTCGGATTCACCGAGCGCCCGCTGGATGTGCTGCTCACGCTCTGCGCGGCGAATGGCTTCGTGGAAAACCGTGATGGAACCTACCACGCCACACCTACAGCGGTGGAGCATCTCACAAGCGCCTCGCCGTGGAATCTGAAGCCCTACTACGCCTCCCTAAAGGACCGGCCGATTGTAAAGGACTACCTGCAGGTGCTGAAAACCGACAAACCCGCGAACTGGGGTGGAGACAAGGCAGCGCTGGACTGGCACAAAGCCATGGAGACGGATGAGTTCTCCCGCAGCTTCACCGCCGCCATGGACTGCCGCGGTATCTACCTCGCGCAGGCGATGGCGAAGAAGGTGGACCTCACCGGACGCAAGAGACTGCTGGATATTGGTGGCGGCAGCGGCATTTACGCATGCTCCTTCTGCGCGCATCATCCGCACCTGCAAGCAACCGTGCTGGACCAGGCACCGGTGGATCGCATTGCGCAGCGTTGCATCGATGAACGTGGCTTTCACGACCGTGTGTCCGTGGCCACAGGCAACATGTTCAAGGATCCGCTGCCGGCCGATTGCGACGTACACCTCTTCTCCAATGTGCTGCACGATTGGGGCATCGCCGAGGTGAAAGAGCTTCTCGCCATCTCGTACAAGGCGCTGCCCGCAGGTGGATTGCTCATCATCCACGATGCCTTCATCAATGCGGACAAGACCGGTCCCCTTCCCGTGGCGGAGTATTCCTCGCTGCTGATGCACTCCACTCAGGGGAAATGCTATTCCACGCAGGAGTATGCGGACCTGTGCCGTGAGGCGGGATTCAAGCCGGGCGCCTATCAGGACACCGCGGCGGATCGCGGGTTCATGGTGGCGACCAAGTAG
- the recJ gene encoding single-stranded-DNA-specific exonuclease RecJ has product MSSVPAPLWSLQCPDAAAVQALAQGPLGRELNPLLLHLLALRGHEAEAVARTFLNPRLSDLGDPFVLPNMSTAVERIFQAVDKKESVVLYGDYDVDGVTSITLLTHTLRAYGLDPRAFLPLRMEEGYGLSLDGIARCFERHGKPTLLIALDCGTGSIAEADWLKAHGVDCIIVDHHEPTPRLPECAALVNPKLRGESGPFTYLCTVGLVFKLAHALLKTRRLDHFDLKHHLDLVAMGTVADLVPLKEENRALVRKGLDVLGATRCVGLKALKDITGLDGFVQAHHIGFRLGPRLNAAGRLDTAQTALDLLLCTDPKEANEFANLLDLHNRERQEVENTVQREAQAMLASEPELAEGECIVLGSRGWHPGVVGIVASRLMREYHRPVLMLAFDDHGTGKGSGRSVPGISLVAALDGCRHLLDKGGGHPMAVGVSLNESNLVAFRAAMIEGVRSQIRSDELAPRLHLDAEIRLADLAPAFFDGYARMEPFGMGNPEPVFLCRRVEPNLPGQVLKEKHWKLMLRQGKEMRPAMWFNAPVKDAPPPPWDVAIKVQRHSWRGQVSWQLMICEARAAE; this is encoded by the coding sequence ATGTCTTCCGTCCCTGCCCCCCTTTGGTCCTTGCAATGTCCAGATGCCGCCGCTGTGCAGGCGCTAGCCCAAGGGCCGCTGGGAAGGGAGCTGAATCCGCTGCTGCTGCATTTGCTGGCACTACGCGGTCATGAAGCCGAAGCCGTCGCACGGACCTTCCTGAATCCACGTCTTTCCGATCTCGGAGATCCTTTCGTGCTGCCGAACATGAGTACGGCGGTGGAGCGCATCTTCCAGGCTGTCGACAAGAAGGAAAGCGTGGTGCTCTACGGTGACTACGATGTCGATGGCGTGACTTCCATCACCCTGCTCACCCACACGCTGCGGGCATATGGACTGGATCCCCGTGCCTTCCTTCCCCTGCGCATGGAGGAGGGTTATGGCCTCAGTCTTGATGGCATCGCGCGATGCTTCGAGCGGCATGGGAAGCCAACCCTGCTCATCGCGCTTGATTGCGGCACGGGCTCAATCGCAGAGGCAGATTGGCTGAAGGCGCACGGTGTGGACTGCATCATTGTGGATCACCATGAGCCCACCCCCCGGCTGCCGGAGTGTGCCGCGCTGGTGAATCCCAAGCTGCGGGGCGAGAGCGGCCCTTTCACGTATCTGTGCACTGTGGGGCTCGTCTTCAAACTGGCGCATGCGCTGCTGAAGACCCGTCGCCTGGACCACTTTGATCTCAAGCACCACCTGGACCTCGTCGCCATGGGCACGGTGGCGGATCTGGTACCGCTGAAGGAGGAGAATCGTGCACTCGTGCGCAAGGGCTTGGATGTGCTTGGTGCAACCCGTTGCGTGGGATTGAAGGCGCTGAAGGACATCACCGGGCTGGATGGTTTCGTCCAGGCCCATCACATTGGCTTCCGTCTCGGCCCGCGCCTCAATGCGGCTGGAAGGCTGGACACCGCGCAGACGGCACTGGATCTTCTCCTCTGCACGGATCCCAAGGAAGCCAATGAGTTCGCCAACCTGCTGGACCTGCACAATCGCGAACGGCAGGAGGTGGAGAACACCGTCCAACGCGAGGCTCAAGCCATGCTCGCCTCCGAGCCGGAGCTCGCCGAGGGCGAATGCATCGTGCTCGGCTCCCGAGGATGGCATCCGGGTGTGGTGGGCATTGTCGCTTCACGGCTCATGCGTGAATATCATCGCCCTGTGCTGATGCTGGCCTTTGACGATCACGGTACGGGCAAGGGCAGCGGACGCAGCGTGCCAGGCATCTCGCTCGTGGCTGCGCTGGACGGCTGCCGTCATCTGCTGGACAAAGGTGGCGGCCACCCCATGGCGGTGGGTGTCTCTCTCAACGAGAGCAACCTCGTCGCCTTCCGCGCTGCGATGATTGAAGGAGTGCGCTCGCAGATCCGCTCGGATGAGCTGGCCCCGCGATTGCATCTGGATGCGGAGATCCGGCTCGCGGATCTCGCACCGGCCTTCTTCGATGGCTACGCGCGTATGGAGCCCTTTGGCATGGGCAATCCAGAGCCGGTCTTCCTGTGCCGCCGCGTGGAGCCAAACCTTCCCGGCCAGGTGCTGAAGGAGAAGCACTGGAAGCTCATGCTGCGCCAGGGCAAGGAGATGCGTCCCGCCATGTGGTTCAACGCACCTGTAAAGGACGCTCCCCCCCCACCCTGGGATGTGGCCATCAAGGTGCAGCGCCACTCCTGGCGTGGCCAGGTCTCCTGGCAGCTCATGATTTGCGAGGCACGGGCGGCAGAATAG
- a CDS encoding serine/threonine-protein kinase, with protein sequence MPTQPPDEAGRLLVAALDHAPEDREAFLVSACGGNAALHAEVRALLEAHASMPAEFMEESVNEGDGSGQLDATIQIIPGPRARPHELPAPEKPGERIGRYKLLQEIGEGGFGTVWMAEQVEPVTRRVALKIIKLGMDTKEVIARFEAERQALAMMDHPNIAKVLDAGATDRGRPFFVMELVKGLPITQYCDEAGLGTRERLVLFRDVCAAINHAHQKGIIHRDIKPSNVMITLYADKPVVKVIDFGIAKATQAKLTDKTLFTRFEQFIGTPVYMSPEQASLSAVDIDTRSDIYALGILLYELLVGKPPFDSKSLLSAGYEEMRRIIREVEPVKPSSRLSTLLGEERTLTAKARHVEPAKLDRLVEPDLDWIVMKAIDKDRTRRYETANSLAQDIAHFLADEPVSATPPTMGYQFRKFARRNRAALHVAAAIATVLVAATVMSTWQAVRANRALNELRDSAPAFAEQARALVAQEKFGEAIEKLDYAIKLRPDVAEYLLAKADLLQCQLKLEEAATVYREALSLQPDLMRAESSANLCDELLAATSSGGGKLSRENLAKLHLAMQQQQRPAAEIMPVARMLGDEKKLLVDYWLARLKDLPVSAEKPLKDRLTVREDGRLALDLSDTKVLDLSPLATAPLATLDLSKCRDLTDLSPLRDLQLIELNVAETRVADLTPLSEIRTLEKLNLSGSKVTSLAALSSLRLRSLIVRDCPIRDLNPLRKMPLEVLDLDRTRVSDLSPLVGLPIKSIYLSFTPVLDFSPLAGLPLEKCVLQHNRVTDLAVFRGKPLKELTLWGCVNARNYKVLSEIQTLELLLLPSEFRELPDDDLAAIGSLRLLPNLRQLGATVMNRMGIAATGAKDIFWQDWDREQALVTALRRKGIKFTLTKLPTGSYRLEMTRQPITDLSILKGAPISELSVESESLVDLAPLSGMSLAHLKLTCPKVTNFSPLKGLPLRELYVDGCHSKADVAVLAEMPTLERLTVPIEAGNIEALRKLTRLQLMAFNLSRTDLPASSADEFWKMYDLSLRLRAAGGAIRRMKALDDGTWDLDIGNSKLKDVTALAGAPVSALRIDATQVKDLTPLRGLPLRRLEIGHLDIPDLSPLQGMALQEFQATEGTFTDISVLRGMPLKRLFIARSKVANLEPLRGTPLTFLKVHGCAALTDLSPLLDCKDLEMLTFPHQIKGVTALRVLTRLQRISYTENVQGEPDKPAQQFWEDFALPWKSALQDANVGYNALKLDDGTWSVLINPSAFSDCSMFKGGDSISRLHLSACKVRDLSPLRGLPLRYLHIGGNPVTDLSPLQGMPLTQLWLSGSPATDFSPLRGMRLECLTVHGSQFSDLSLLEGMPLKMLALAKCKNVTDVAPLLNFPALEVLSIPRDARNIELLRKLPNLKRLAYDGGSKNFIADKTTAEFWKEYDEVRAPQSQP encoded by the coding sequence ATGCCCACCCAGCCGCCAGATGAGGCCGGGCGTCTTCTTGTCGCTGCCCTGGATCATGCGCCGGAAGATCGTGAGGCGTTTCTTGTCTCGGCCTGCGGAGGAAATGCAGCGTTGCATGCCGAGGTTCGGGCTCTGCTGGAGGCTCATGCATCCATGCCAGCCGAGTTCATGGAAGAATCCGTGAATGAGGGTGACGGCTCGGGCCAACTCGATGCCACCATCCAGATCATTCCCGGCCCCCGAGCCCGACCCCACGAGTTACCCGCTCCAGAGAAGCCTGGTGAACGCATTGGGCGCTACAAGCTATTGCAGGAGATAGGCGAGGGCGGCTTCGGCACGGTGTGGATGGCGGAGCAGGTGGAGCCGGTGACCCGGCGCGTCGCGCTGAAGATCATCAAGCTGGGCATGGATACAAAGGAGGTCATCGCGCGCTTCGAGGCGGAGCGCCAGGCGCTGGCCATGATGGACCACCCGAACATCGCCAAGGTGCTCGACGCGGGTGCGACGGATCGAGGTCGTCCCTTCTTTGTCATGGAACTGGTGAAGGGGCTGCCCATCACGCAGTACTGTGATGAGGCCGGACTGGGCACGCGCGAGCGGCTGGTCCTGTTTCGCGACGTATGCGCCGCGATCAATCACGCGCACCAGAAGGGCATCATCCACCGTGACATCAAGCCCTCCAACGTGATGATCACTCTGTATGCTGACAAGCCGGTGGTGAAGGTCATCGACTTCGGCATCGCCAAGGCCACGCAGGCCAAGCTCACGGACAAGACCCTCTTCACCCGCTTCGAGCAGTTCATTGGCACGCCCGTGTACATGAGCCCCGAGCAGGCCAGCCTCAGCGCCGTGGATATCGATACACGCAGTGACATCTACGCCCTGGGCATCCTGCTTTACGAGCTGCTCGTGGGCAAACCTCCCTTCGACAGCAAGTCCCTGCTCTCCGCCGGCTATGAGGAAATGCGGCGCATCATCCGCGAGGTCGAGCCGGTGAAGCCCTCCTCACGCCTCAGCACCTTGCTCGGCGAGGAGCGCACGCTCACGGCGAAGGCACGCCACGTCGAGCCAGCGAAGCTGGATCGGCTGGTGGAGCCCGACCTCGACTGGATCGTGATGAAGGCCATCGACAAGGATCGCACGCGCCGCTACGAGACCGCGAACAGCCTCGCCCAGGACATCGCCCATTTTCTGGCCGATGAACCGGTTAGCGCCACACCACCCACCATGGGCTACCAGTTCCGCAAGTTCGCGCGGCGGAACAGAGCCGCGCTGCATGTCGCCGCCGCCATCGCCACCGTGCTGGTGGCCGCCACGGTGATGAGCACCTGGCAGGCGGTGCGGGCGAATCGAGCTCTGAACGAACTGCGCGATTCAGCCCCGGCCTTCGCGGAGCAGGCACGCGCGCTGGTGGCGCAGGAGAAGTTCGGCGAAGCCATCGAGAAGCTCGATTACGCCATCAAACTGCGGCCGGATGTGGCGGAGTATCTCCTGGCGAAGGCAGACCTGCTCCAGTGCCAGCTCAAGCTTGAAGAGGCTGCCACCGTGTATCGTGAAGCCCTGAGCCTGCAGCCTGACCTCATGCGCGCGGAGTCCTCCGCAAATCTGTGTGACGAGTTGCTCGCCGCAACGTCCAGCGGCGGCGGCAAACTCAGCCGGGAGAACCTGGCAAAGCTGCATCTCGCCATGCAGCAGCAGCAGCGGCCCGCGGCGGAGATCATGCCCGTGGCCAGAATGCTCGGCGATGAAAAAAAGCTGCTCGTCGACTACTGGCTCGCACGACTCAAGGACCTGCCCGTCTCCGCGGAAAAGCCGCTCAAGGATCGTCTCACCGTGCGCGAGGATGGACGCCTCGCGCTGGATCTCAGCGATACCAAGGTGCTCGACCTGTCTCCCCTCGCCACGGCGCCACTCGCGACACTCGATCTGTCCAAATGCAGAGATCTGACTGACCTCTCGCCCTTGCGCGATCTTCAACTGATTGAGCTGAACGTCGCCGAAACCCGCGTGGCGGACCTCACCCCACTGAGCGAGATACGTACGCTGGAGAAGCTGAATCTCTCCGGCAGCAAGGTCACCAGCCTCGCCGCGCTCAGCTCCCTGCGGCTGAGAAGTCTCATCGTTCGTGACTGTCCGATCCGCGACTTGAACCCGCTTCGGAAGATGCCGCTGGAAGTGCTGGATCTCGACCGTACGCGAGTGTCCGACCTGTCGCCGCTCGTCGGGCTGCCGATCAAGAGTATCTATTTGTCGTTTACTCCGGTGTTGGATTTCTCGCCTCTGGCCGGGCTTCCGCTGGAGAAGTGCGTCCTGCAGCACAACCGCGTCACTGACCTGGCGGTGTTTCGTGGCAAGCCGCTCAAGGAACTCACGCTCTGGGGATGCGTGAACGCGCGCAACTACAAGGTGCTCTCAGAAATCCAGACGCTGGAGCTTCTCCTGCTTCCCTCCGAGTTTCGCGAGTTGCCGGATGACGATCTCGCGGCCATCGGCTCTCTGCGCCTGCTTCCCAACCTGCGCCAGCTTGGAGCCACGGTCATGAACCGGATGGGCATCGCGGCCACCGGAGCGAAGGATATCTTCTGGCAGGATTGGGACCGTGAGCAGGCATTGGTTACGGCACTGCGCAGGAAGGGAATCAAGTTCACGCTTACCAAGCTGCCCACCGGTTCCTACAGGCTGGAAATGACCAGGCAGCCGATCACGGATCTCTCGATTCTCAAGGGCGCGCCCATCAGCGAACTCTCCGTGGAGAGCGAGTCGCTCGTGGATCTGGCGCCGTTGAGCGGGATGTCTCTTGCGCATCTCAAGCTGACCTGCCCGAAAGTCACCAACTTTTCTCCGCTCAAGGGGCTGCCGCTCCGCGAGCTCTATGTAGACGGCTGCCATAGCAAAGCGGACGTGGCCGTGCTCGCGGAGATGCCCACACTGGAAAGACTGACCGTGCCGATCGAGGCTGGGAATATCGAGGCACTGCGCAAGCTGACCAGGTTGCAGCTGATGGCCTTCAATCTCTCCCGCACGGATCTGCCTGCTTCCAGCGCAGACGAGTTCTGGAAGATGTATGACCTTTCGCTCAGGCTGCGCGCTGCGGGTGGCGCGATCCGGCGCATGAAGGCGCTGGACGACGGCACCTGGGATCTCGACATCGGCAACTCGAAATTGAAGGATGTCACGGCTCTCGCAGGGGCGCCGGTCAGTGCCCTGCGCATCGATGCCACGCAAGTCAAGGACCTCACCCCGCTGCGCGGCCTGCCTCTCAGGAGGCTGGAGATCGGCCATCTCGATATTCCCGATCTCAGCCCACTCCAGGGCATGGCGCTTCAGGAGTTTCAGGCGACCGAGGGTACGTTCACCGACATTTCGGTCCTGCGTGGCATGCCCCTCAAGAGACTTTTCATCGCCCGCTCCAAGGTTGCCAATCTCGAACCCCTGCGTGGCACACCTCTGACCTTTCTGAAAGTGCACGGCTGCGCGGCCCTTACGGACCTGTCACCGCTTCTGGATTGCAAGGATCTCGAGATGCTCACCTTCCCGCATCAGATAAAAGGCGTCACCGCGCTCCGCGTCCTGACCAGGCTGCAACGCATCAGTTACACGGAAAACGTCCAGGGTGAACCCGACAAGCCTGCGCAACAGTTTTGGGAGGATTTTGCACTGCCCTGGAAGTCGGCTCTCCAAGACGCCAACGTCGGCTACAATGCACTCAAACTTGACGACGGAACATGGAGTGTCCTCATTAATCCGTCGGCATTCAGCGACTGTTCCATGTTCAAGGGAGGGGACTCCATCAGCCGGCTTCACCTCAGCGCATGCAAGGTCAGGGATCTATCGCCGCTGCGCGGTTTGCCGCTGCGTTATCTCCACATTGGCGGCAATCCGGTCACCGATCTCAGCCCACTGCAAGGGATGCCGCTCACGCAGCTCTGGCTCTCAGGATCACCGGCCACCGACTTCAGCCCGCTGCGGGGCATGAGGCTGGAGTGTCTGACCGTCCACGGTTCGCAGTTCAGCGACCTCTCTCTGCTGGAGGGTATGCCGTTGAAAATGCTCGCTCTCGCCAAGTGCAAAAACGTGACGGATGTCGCCCCCCTGCTGAACTTTCCCGCACTCGAAGTGCTCTCGATTCCCCGGGACGCGCGAAACATCGAACTGCTCCGCAAGCTTCCGAACTTGAAGAGGCTGGCGTATGACGGCGGTTCGAAAAACTTCATTGCAGACAAGACCACCGCTGAGTTTTGGAAGGAGTATGATGAGGTGAGAGCCCCTCAATCTCAGCCTTGA
- the hemL gene encoding glutamate-1-semialdehyde 2,1-aminomutase, with amino-acid sequence MSNGPLSTSLFALAKKYIPGGVNSPVRAFRNVGGEPFFVRRAKGCRIWDVDGKELIDYVGTWGPAILGHAPLPVIEAIHNAAKDGVSFGIPNPYEVEMAKLICEWVPGVEKVRMVNSGTEATMSCIRLARGFTGRDRIVKFDGCYHGHSDGLLVAAGSGALTHGRPDSAGVPAAYADLTTVLPYNDVAALEECFEKMGHEIAGVIVESYPANAGLILPQPGYLAKLREITQKHGAVLIFDEVMTGFRVAKGGVQELENYSPDLTAMGKVIGGGMPVGAFGGRKDIMDMLAPDGPVYQAGTLSGNPVAMAAGLAQLREMEKQQGWKRLDELGAIMEEAVLDTLKQTGRNYQWYRVGSMFCLFFTETPVRNLTDAKTSDLVSFRKFFHHCLDKGVYFAPSQFETGFISTAHAPEDLARTAEVVREALLAL; translated from the coding sequence ATGTCCAACGGCCCGCTTTCCACCAGCCTCTTCGCCCTTGCCAAGAAATACATCCCCGGCGGGGTGAACTCCCCCGTGCGCGCGTTTCGCAATGTCGGCGGCGAGCCCTTCTTCGTGCGCCGTGCCAAGGGCTGCCGCATCTGGGACGTGGATGGCAAGGAACTCATCGACTACGTGGGCACCTGGGGCCCTGCCATTCTGGGACATGCCCCGCTGCCGGTGATTGAGGCCATCCACAATGCAGCGAAGGATGGCGTGAGCTTTGGTATTCCCAACCCCTACGAGGTGGAGATGGCCAAGCTCATCTGTGAGTGGGTGCCCGGCGTGGAGAAGGTGCGTATGGTGAACAGCGGCACGGAGGCCACCATGAGCTGCATCCGCCTCGCGCGTGGCTTCACCGGTCGTGACCGGATTGTGAAATTTGATGGATGTTACCATGGCCATTCGGATGGGCTGCTCGTTGCGGCAGGCAGTGGTGCGCTCACTCACGGCCGACCGGACAGCGCCGGTGTGCCTGCCGCCTATGCGGACCTCACCACCGTGCTGCCGTACAATGACGTGGCCGCACTGGAAGAATGCTTTGAGAAGATGGGGCATGAGATCGCCGGTGTCATCGTGGAGAGCTATCCTGCGAATGCCGGTCTCATCCTCCCGCAGCCGGGCTACCTGGCAAAGCTGCGTGAGATCACCCAGAAGCACGGTGCGGTACTCATCTTCGATGAAGTGATGACCGGCTTCCGCGTTGCCAAAGGCGGTGTGCAGGAACTGGAGAACTATTCCCCGGATCTCACTGCCATGGGCAAGGTCATCGGCGGTGGCATGCCCGTCGGCGCCTTTGGTGGTCGCAAGGACATCATGGACATGCTCGCGCCGGACGGTCCCGTGTATCAGGCCGGGACCCTGAGTGGCAATCCCGTGGCCATGGCCGCCGGCCTCGCCCAACTCCGTGAAATGGAGAAGCAGCAGGGCTGGAAGCGCCTCGACGAACTCGGCGCCATCATGGAAGAAGCCGTGCTCGACACCCTCAAGCAAACCGGGCGCAACTACCAGTGGTACCGCGTCGGCAGCATGTTCTGCCTCTTCTTCACTGAGACCCCGGTGCGTAATCTCACGGATGCCAAGACGAGCGACCTCGTCTCCTTCCGCAAGTTCTTCCACCACTGCCTCGACAAGGGCGTGTATTTTGCCCCTTCGCAGTTCGAGACCGGCTTCATCAGTACTGCTCATGCTCCGGAAGATCTGGCGCGCACGGCGGAGGTGGTGAGGGAGGCGTTGCTGGCACTATAG
- a CDS encoding IPT/TIG domain-containing protein produces MGLGALALSAGVSLRAEVPTLQALFPAGGQVGSTFTIAASGKLDDKATLWTETPGLTLTPSGKKREWNVSLSAETKPGLYLIHAVNEDGASEPRWFSVGTLPEITESEPNDAWEKPQVLQQMPVCINGKLDKGGDVDGYSLKLREGQTLVGMVEAYTLGSGVDVMAHVVNEAGERVLTASDGRNLDPVIVFKAPKDGRYMVQIAGFSHPPTADERFTGSATMVYRLHLSSGPVVTQLFPAAVMKSGKTELTLHGHNLDQSKLKTTIDSAQLRNIEDGTAQISLPNTLAPLQIVLCDKAPATEKEPNDTKEQATPVEAGCMGGRITGKEDVDRYAITLKKGDRMGARVWSKELGLPLDSLLKIEGPDGKFSSTSDDSGNSPDPQLQWNAPMDGVYQVIVSDLFHKGSDDASYVLEIGPPQPGYSVALADAKPIVLTAGKTVSLKAKFNFRNGFKGPLAVRMGNLPTGVFCPETPVPEKGGEVELKIQAAANASAASQPVNVTIWDKSDPPKFQRVEGPLRGETLRGTSLRDSGPTIWLTVKAGQ; encoded by the coding sequence ATGGGACTTGGAGCACTGGCTCTCTCGGCTGGAGTTTCTTTGCGTGCGGAGGTGCCTACTTTGCAGGCGCTATTCCCTGCTGGCGGCCAGGTGGGCTCCACCTTCACAATAGCCGCCAGCGGGAAACTGGATGACAAGGCAACGCTCTGGACGGAGACTCCCGGTCTCACGCTCACACCATCCGGCAAGAAACGGGAGTGGAATGTCTCCCTCAGTGCGGAGACGAAGCCAGGGCTCTACCTGATTCATGCCGTGAATGAAGATGGCGCCTCCGAGCCGCGCTGGTTCAGCGTGGGCACATTGCCGGAGATCACAGAATCCGAGCCGAATGACGCCTGGGAGAAGCCACAGGTGCTGCAGCAGATGCCTGTGTGCATCAATGGCAAGCTCGACAAGGGTGGCGATGTCGACGGATACTCACTCAAACTCCGCGAGGGCCAGACTCTCGTGGGCATGGTAGAGGCGTACACACTTGGCTCCGGCGTCGATGTGATGGCGCATGTGGTGAACGAAGCCGGTGAACGCGTGCTCACCGCCAGTGACGGACGGAATCTGGATCCTGTCATTGTCTTCAAAGCACCCAAAGACGGGCGCTACATGGTACAGATCGCCGGTTTCTCCCACCCTCCCACCGCGGATGAACGCTTCACGGGGAGTGCAACCATGGTGTATCGCCTGCATCTCAGCAGCGGTCCGGTGGTGACACAACTCTTCCCTGCCGCGGTGATGAAAAGTGGGAAGACAGAGCTGACACTGCATGGCCACAATCTTGACCAGAGCAAGTTGAAGACGACAATCGACAGTGCGCAGCTTCGCAACATTGAAGATGGCACTGCTCAAATTTCCCTCCCCAATACCCTCGCCCCCCTTCAGATCGTGCTTTGCGACAAAGCTCCAGCAACCGAGAAGGAGCCGAACGATACCAAGGAACAAGCGACACCCGTGGAAGCTGGATGCATGGGTGGCCGAATCACAGGCAAAGAGGATGTGGACCGCTATGCCATCACGCTGAAGAAAGGCGATCGGATGGGGGCACGCGTGTGGTCGAAAGAGCTCGGACTGCCGCTGGATTCCCTGCTGAAGATTGAGGGGCCGGATGGCAAGTTTTCCTCCACCTCGGATGACTCCGGAAATTCGCCTGACCCCCAACTCCAATGGAATGCACCAATGGATGGGGTGTATCAGGTCATCGTATCTGATCTCTTTCACAAGGGCAGCGATGATGCGTCCTATGTGCTGGAGATCGGACCACCGCAACCCGGCTACAGCGTAGCACTGGCAGATGCCAAGCCCATTGTCCTCACCGCGGGAAAGACCGTGAGCCTCAAAGCCAAATTCAACTTCCGCAATGGCTTCAAAGGACCACTTGCCGTGCGCATGGGCAATCTACCTACGGGTGTCTTCTGTCCGGAAACGCCTGTGCCTGAGAAGGGTGGAGAAGTGGAATTGAAAATCCAGGCCGCGGCCAATGCTTCTGCTGCCAGCCAGCCCGTCAACGTAACGATCTGGGACAAGTCTGACCCGCCCAAGTTTCAACGTGTGGAGGGCCCGCTGCGAGGGGAAACCCTGCGAGGGACGTCACTGCGCGACTCGGGGCCGACGATCTGGCTTACTGTAAAGGCGGGGCAGTAA